One Podospora pseudopauciseta strain CBS 411.78 chromosome 4, whole genome shotgun sequence genomic window, TCATCGGCCACTCCACCGCCCTCACcgacgccgccgcctccgttTTCGCCGCCGAGCTCATCCAAGCCTACCCCTCCGCAAAAGTAATCCTCAACCACCGCCCGGACGAAGACGCCTGGCACAACagcatctccaccaccatcgcccgCGGCGAGTCCCTCTGGCACCTCTGGCTCATGTCCTGGACTTCGGGACCCTGTTTCTGGAGCTGGCACGTCTATCTCCGTTTCATGTGGCCCGGTTTGTTTAGGTGTTTGGACGGGAATGTGGAAAGGGGTGTCAAAGGAAATGGGAGGTGGGTGGCTAGGGAACATTACGCCATGGTTCGGGGGTTGGTACCCAAGGAGAGGCTGCTGGAGTGGAGCGTGGAGGATGGGTGGGGGCGGCTTTGCGAGTTTTTGGAAAAGGAGGTTCCGAAGGAGGAGTTTCCTCATGTTAATGCTGCCAAGGGGTGGGTTGGGCAtgagaggaggttggcgaggaggtaTATACTGGGGGCGTTGAGGAatgtgggggtgggggtggcggttgtggttgggttgtggtATCTTTACAAAGAAATATtgggttgagggtgatgatggctgttTGAAAGTTTTGGTGCTTGATCATGTTCGACCATGATGTCTATATCCTGCTGCCTTATTCTACCACCCCCTTGTGACCTCCCTGTGATTACGCTGTCCACGTATATATATACACCatcccttccaccacctcctctcactcactcactcttCGGCTTAGCCTTCGCCTCCCCCTTCGCCTCCGACTTGGCAACACTCTCCCCGCACTTCTCCCaaacctccaaccccgtcAACCACGTActcgccaacatcaacgccgacaccacccccgtcgAAAACGGCACCCACCCCACCGCCTTCCCCGGCACAGCCATATCCAACACATCCGCCACCGCCCGTCTCCCCGCCTTATACCTCGTGTCCAACAACTTGTCCAACTTTGTCCGTAACTCCTCCAACttttcctccccaaccctcacccgCCCCAACCTCGTCTCCTGCTCCCtccactgctgctgctgctcctcccaccccccgtGCCCCCCCTTCGACCTGCTACTcgtctggggaggagggggcttCACCAGCGTCGGCCCTGCGGcacctctctccctcctcacctccttctcaaggtgcctcacctccctcctcgtctgCGCAATCTCGGCCCCCAACCTGCCGACCTTCCAACCCCCGGCGAGAACAGCCAGAATCAACGCAAAAAACCACATCCTGTTCCCTTCCTTCATCACCTTCCTTGC contains:
- a CDS encoding hypothetical protein (EggNog:ENOG503NW2F) — encoded protein: MIPLSNPIWYILENYIYALPTPPPRIRTKPLEVICVGLPRSGTESLQHALLTLGYDHTYHGWDIIYEEPNYAQEWVKLCRKKWFGPPSGRTTFTPLDFDPLIGHSTALTDAAASVFAAELIQAYPSAKVILNHRPDEDAWHNSISTTIARGESLWHLWLMSWTSGPCFWSWHVYLRFMWPGLFRCLDGNVERGVKGNGRWVAREHYAMVRGLVPKERLLEWSVEDGWGRLCEFLEKEVPKEEFPHVNAAKGWVGHERRLARRYILGALRNVGVGVAVVVGLWYLYKEILG
- a CDS encoding hypothetical protein (EggNog:ENOG503P570; COG:U), with translation MSQNTFHQFIKFSTDAYGLERTLRFLQSLTQLLLSYPSLPLALLPFLGFPAEKIPRTLSPRKKLTLTELKSRLSLGRRYFRLFRFLESFSQAFDKYIEASAKSKAEGKPPSSGAAKAKAGLAVGLLLGGVGIEKWLEILSKSFNGVYYCAETATFVDELKVDGLGVWGRELARKVMKEGNRMWFFALILAVLAGGWKVGRLGAEIAQTRREVRHLEKEVRRERGAAGPTLVKPPPPQTSSRSKGGHGGWEEQQQQWREQETRLGRVRVGEEKLEELRTKLDKLLDTRYKAGRRAVADVLDMAVPGKAVGWVPFSTGVVSALMLASTWLTGLEVWEKCGESVAKSEAKGEAKAKPKSE